One region of Streptomyces sp. CG4 genomic DNA includes:
- a CDS encoding ricin-type beta-trefoil lectin domain protein — protein MKKSTALLAVALTAAIGTGTAMPAAAVTGTGSAAAAAPTSLRLMPLGDSITWGVGSSSGNGYRGFLWNRLANDGHALDFVGSGRNGTMSDPDNEGHSGWHIGEIAGIADSVLARYRPNVVTLEIGTNDLNGGSQADPAAERLHALIDQITADAPDATVLVGTVIVSTSSTEEATRPAFNAKLPGIVQAEQAAGKHVRLVDMSALTTADLSDPFHPNDNGYSKMADAFNAGVQAADAAGWIKPPVSVGEPVHSGVAGKCLDVNGGNSANGTAAQIWSCNGGDAQLWSARSDGTLRALGKCLDATGGGTANGTKIEIWDCNGGSNQQWQAYNGGYRNPVSGRCLDDPGASATDGTQLVLWDCNGGANQQWSALPVSSAL, from the coding sequence ATGAAGAAGTCCACGGCACTCCTGGCCGTCGCGCTGACGGCAGCGATCGGCACCGGCACCGCGATGCCCGCGGCGGCCGTCACCGGCACCGGATCAGCGGCCGCCGCCGCGCCCACCTCCCTGCGGCTGATGCCGCTGGGCGACTCCATCACCTGGGGCGTCGGCAGTTCGTCCGGGAACGGCTACCGGGGCTTTCTGTGGAACCGGTTGGCGAACGACGGGCATGCCCTGGACTTCGTGGGGTCGGGCCGCAACGGCACGATGTCCGACCCGGACAACGAGGGCCACTCCGGCTGGCATATCGGCGAGATAGCCGGCATCGCGGACTCCGTGCTGGCCCGGTACCGGCCCAACGTGGTCACCCTGGAGATCGGCACCAATGATCTGAACGGCGGCTCTCAGGCTGACCCCGCCGCCGAACGGCTCCATGCGCTCATCGACCAGATCACGGCCGACGCCCCTGACGCGACGGTCCTCGTCGGCACCGTGATCGTCTCCACCAGCAGCACCGAGGAGGCCACCCGCCCCGCGTTCAACGCCAAGCTGCCCGGCATCGTCCAGGCCGAGCAGGCTGCCGGCAAGCATGTGCGCCTGGTGGACATGAGCGCTCTGACCACCGCGGACCTGTCCGACCCCTTCCACCCCAACGACAACGGCTACAGCAAGATGGCAGACGCCTTCAACGCCGGAGTCCAGGCCGCGGACGCCGCAGGCTGGATCAAGCCGCCGGTCTCCGTGGGCGAGCCGGTGCACTCCGGGGTCGCGGGGAAGTGCCTGGACGTCAACGGCGGCAACAGCGCCAACGGGACCGCCGCGCAGATCTGGTCCTGCAACGGCGGCGACGCGCAGCTGTGGTCCGCGCGCTCGGACGGCACCTTGCGGGCGCTCGGGAAGTGCCTCGACGCCACGGGCGGTGGCACCGCCAACGGCACCAAGATCGAGATCTGGGACTGCAACGGCGGCAGCAACCAACAGTGGCAGGCCTACAACGGCGGTTACCGCAACCCGGTCTCCGGTCGCTGTCTCGACGACCCCGGTGCGTCTGCCACCGACGGCACGCAACTGGTCCTGTGGGACTGCAACGGCGGAGCCAACCAGCAGTGGAGCGCACTGCCGGTCAGTTCGGCCTTGTGA